One stretch of Halobaculum marinum DNA includes these proteins:
- the surE gene encoding 5'/3'-nucleotidase SurE — MSSSDAPRFLLTNDDGIDSPGFRALYDALSELGEVVAVAPADDQSAVGRKLSGRVEVREHELGYAIVGTPADCAIAGLESLCPDVDMVVAGCNKGANIGAYVLGRSGTVSAAVEAAFFGVPAMAVSLYVPGGSGDDWRSKASDPSDYRAAAEATRYLAEHAEDAGVFDEADYLNVNAPWGGEQEPTGMEVTRPSTLYDMTAERDGDHVNLIDRTWDRMLTGDIPDPVGTDRRAVVEGRISVSPLTAPHTTRHHDALDGLADEYEPREA, encoded by the coding sequence ATGAGTTCCAGCGACGCCCCGCGGTTCCTCCTCACGAACGACGACGGCATCGACAGCCCCGGCTTCCGGGCGCTGTACGACGCGCTCTCGGAGTTGGGCGAGGTGGTCGCGGTCGCGCCCGCGGACGACCAGTCGGCGGTCGGGCGAAAGCTCTCCGGGCGCGTCGAGGTGCGCGAGCACGAGTTGGGGTACGCCATCGTCGGGACGCCAGCCGACTGCGCCATCGCGGGGTTGGAGTCGCTGTGTCCGGACGTGGACATGGTCGTCGCCGGCTGTAACAAGGGCGCCAACATCGGGGCGTACGTCCTCGGGCGCTCGGGGACCGTCTCGGCGGCGGTCGAGGCCGCGTTCTTCGGCGTGCCCGCGATGGCCGTCTCGCTGTACGTCCCCGGCGGCAGCGGCGACGACTGGCGGTCGAAGGCGAGCGACCCGAGCGACTACCGCGCCGCCGCCGAGGCGACGCGCTACCTCGCCGAGCACGCCGAGGACGCTGGCGTGTTCGACGAGGCCGACTACCTGAACGTGAACGCGCCGTGGGGTGGCGAGCAGGAGCCGACGGGGATGGAGGTCACGCGCCCGTCGACGCTGTACGACATGACCGCCGAACGCGACGGCGACCACGTGAACCTCATCGACCGCACGTGGGACCGGATGCTCACCGGTGACATCCCGGACCCCGTCGGCACCGACCGCCGTGCCGTCGTCGAGGGGCGCATCTCCGTGTCGCCGCTGACCGCCCCCCACACGACGCGACACCACGACGCGCTCGACGGGTTGGCCGACGAGTACGAGCCACGCGAGGCGTGA
- a CDS encoding PRC-barrel domain-containing protein — protein sequence MASDPTPVTDLADKEVFTADGARVGRVTDVIVDLQAEAPVELALADVTERTVGGLPASAAGVRVPFHLVRGVGDVVVLRSAAHEAPLPLPGGRDDGGDGDGEAVDDDDDPIV from the coding sequence ATGGCATCCGACCCCACACCCGTGACGGACCTCGCGGACAAGGAGGTGTTCACGGCGGACGGCGCCCGCGTCGGCCGGGTCACCGACGTGATCGTCGACCTGCAGGCGGAGGCTCCGGTCGAGTTGGCGCTGGCGGACGTGACCGAACGCACGGTCGGCGGCCTCCCGGCGTCGGCCGCGGGCGTCCGGGTCCCGTTCCACCTCGTCCGCGGCGTCGGCGACGTGGTCGTCCTCCGCAGCGCCGCTCACGAGGCCCCCCTACCGCTCCCTGGCGGTCGCGACGACGGGGGCGACGGGGACGGCGAGGCTGTCGACGACGACGACGATCCCATCGTCTGA